A stretch of Gemmatimonas aurantiaca T-27 DNA encodes these proteins:
- a CDS encoding TolC family protein, with amino-acid sequence MRSALPATMTLLAVLLLVPMGAQAQSTATPTPLSLAEALQRAGGTSEQVALAKAGEQRARGQQTQARSALLPQVSTTLNWQKQLQNQFAAITERLGGSGGSGSGGSDSSSADNPITRIFASEYNVTFGLTATQPIYTGGRASANVRAARLSRESAEIGITSAQAQVQLDITQAYYDAALSDRLVAIADSSLVQSERTLRQVQLTRSVGSTSEFEMIRARVTRDNQRPAWLQARTSRELAYVRLRQLLDLPTDQPLLLTDSIADAPVAAAAPSTAAAPITTVNVSPADVLRVDPAAQGNVARVVSASDTTARARASVRQAQKGVEVAQQQLKATKAQRLPQLSATTNYQRLAYPQNVLPKSLADFFPNWTIGLGISYPVFSGGRVRGEIAAAEAGVIEARQRLKLAEEGATLDARQAALQLTEAEGTWQASVGTAEQAQRAYEIAEVRFREGISTQIELSETRVQLQQALANRARAARDLQVARKRLELLPYLPLAQASAAAPQAMTTNPGTSR; translated from the coding sequence ATGCGCAGCGCACTTCCGGCAACGATGACGTTGCTCGCCGTATTGCTGCTCGTGCCGATGGGTGCACAGGCGCAGTCCACGGCAACGCCAACACCGCTCTCCCTGGCGGAAGCCCTCCAACGCGCCGGTGGCACCAGCGAGCAGGTCGCGCTCGCCAAAGCCGGTGAACAGCGCGCCCGCGGTCAGCAGACGCAAGCGCGTTCGGCGCTCCTTCCGCAGGTCTCCACCACTCTCAACTGGCAGAAGCAGCTCCAGAATCAGTTTGCCGCCATCACCGAACGACTCGGTGGCAGCGGCGGCAGCGGTTCCGGCGGCAGCGATTCATCCAGTGCCGACAATCCGATCACGCGCATCTTCGCGTCGGAGTACAACGTCACGTTCGGGCTCACCGCCACGCAGCCGATCTATACAGGCGGTCGTGCGTCGGCCAACGTGCGCGCGGCCAGACTCTCACGAGAGTCGGCCGAAATCGGCATCACCAGTGCGCAGGCGCAGGTGCAGCTCGATATCACGCAGGCCTACTACGATGCGGCGCTCAGTGATCGTCTCGTGGCCATCGCCGATTCGTCGCTCGTGCAGTCGGAGCGCACGTTGCGTCAGGTGCAGCTCACCCGTTCCGTCGGCTCGACGTCGGAATTCGAGATGATCCGTGCCCGCGTGACACGCGACAATCAGCGGCCGGCGTGGCTGCAGGCCCGCACGTCGCGCGAACTCGCGTATGTTCGTCTGCGGCAGTTGCTTGATCTGCCCACTGATCAACCCTTGTTGCTCACCGACAGCATCGCTGATGCACCGGTGGCGGCTGCGGCGCCCTCCACGGCGGCAGCCCCCATCACCACGGTGAACGTGAGTCCGGCCGATGTGTTGCGGGTGGATCCGGCCGCACAGGGCAATGTCGCGCGTGTGGTGAGCGCGAGTGATACCACCGCCCGCGCGCGTGCCTCGGTGCGTCAGGCGCAGAAGGGCGTCGAAGTGGCCCAGCAGCAGCTCAAGGCCACCAAGGCCCAGCGTCTGCCGCAGCTCTCCGCGACGACCAACTACCAGCGACTCGCGTATCCGCAGAACGTCCTGCCGAAGAGCCTCGCGGACTTCTTCCCCAACTGGACGATCGGTCTCGGTATCTCCTATCCGGTGTTCAGCGGCGGACGGGTGCGCGGTGAAATCGCGGCGGCAGAAGCCGGCGTGATCGAAGCGCGTCAGCGCCTGAAACTCGCGGAGGAAGGCGCCACGCTCGACGCCCGTCAGGCGGCGCTGCAGCTCACCGAAGCAGAAGGCACCTGGCAGGCCAGTGTCGGCACCGCCGAACAGGCACAGCGCGCCTACGAGATCGCGGAAGTGCGCTTCCGCGAAGGCATCTCCACGCAGATCGAATTGTCGGAAACGCGTGTGCAGTTGCAGCAGGCGTTGGCCAACCGCGCACGTGCGGCGCGTGATCTGCAGGTCGCACGCAAGCGTCTTGAACTTCTTCCCTATCTGCCGCTGGCGCAGGCTTCGGCCGCAGCGCCGCAGGCGATGACCACGAATCCCGGTACCAGCCGATGA
- a CDS encoding pyridoxal phosphate-dependent decarboxylase family protein, with product MTDRSSAPHRGDSPIGDVPAAEFRAAAHAAVDWIADYLENPAAHPVRSRVRPGDVRSALPASPPTHGEPLDAMLRDFHATILPGITHWNHPGFFAYFANSGSYPGILGELLTAGLNVNGMLWITSPAVTELEELTLDWLRQLLGLAEGWTGQITDTASVSTFYALAAARERAGLDVRTQGLAGRTDMPRLRVYCSEHAHSSIDKAVMALGLGHENCVKVAVDEQFRMRPDALEAALAADVAAGYRPIAVVPCVGTTSITSIDPVPAVVRIARQYNCWVHVDAAYGGVAAIVPELRYLLDGVDGADSMVVNPHKWLFTPMDCSVLFTRDPATLRQAFALLPEYLVTRTPDATTNLMDYGIQLGRRFRALKLWMIMRAYGAEGLAERIRHHCELARDFAGMVHFEGGWEITAPVTLSLVCFRHVPAGADEATIATVNAAIMERVNARGHVYLSHTKLDGRYTLRLAIGNIRTDREHVELAWRELRDAAAVVGNAAS from the coding sequence ATGACTGATCGCTCGTCCGCCCCGCACCGCGGCGACTCGCCCATTGGCGACGTCCCGGCCGCCGAATTCCGCGCCGCCGCCCACGCGGCCGTCGACTGGATTGCCGACTATCTCGAAAATCCGGCCGCACACCCGGTGCGCAGCCGCGTGCGTCCTGGCGATGTGCGCAGCGCCCTGCCCGCCTCGCCGCCGACACATGGTGAGCCGCTGGACGCGATGCTGCGTGATTTCCACGCCACGATCCTGCCCGGTATCACCCATTGGAATCACCCGGGCTTCTTCGCGTACTTTGCCAACTCCGGATCGTACCCCGGCATTCTCGGTGAGCTGCTCACGGCAGGGCTCAACGTCAACGGCATGCTCTGGATCACCAGCCCTGCCGTCACCGAACTGGAAGAACTCACGCTCGACTGGCTGCGTCAGTTGCTCGGGTTGGCCGAAGGGTGGACCGGTCAGATCACCGACACGGCGAGTGTCAGCACCTTCTACGCACTGGCTGCAGCCCGCGAGCGCGCCGGTCTCGATGTGCGCACGCAAGGCCTCGCTGGCCGTACGGACATGCCGCGCCTGCGGGTGTACTGCAGCGAGCACGCCCACTCATCCATCGACAAGGCCGTCATGGCACTGGGACTGGGCCATGAGAACTGCGTGAAGGTCGCGGTGGATGAACAGTTTCGCATGCGCCCTGATGCGCTCGAGGCAGCGCTCGCAGCGGATGTGGCGGCGGGTTACCGACCCATCGCCGTGGTGCCCTGCGTGGGCACCACCAGCATCACCAGCATCGACCCGGTCCCCGCCGTGGTGCGCATTGCGCGGCAGTACAACTGCTGGGTGCATGTGGATGCGGCGTACGGCGGGGTGGCCGCCATTGTGCCGGAGCTCCGCTACCTGCTCGATGGTGTGGACGGCGCCGACTCGATGGTGGTGAATCCGCACAAGTGGCTGTTCACCCCCATGGACTGCTCAGTGCTGTTCACGCGCGACCCCGCCACGCTGCGTCAGGCGTTTGCGCTGTTGCCGGAATACCTCGTCACCCGCACGCCCGACGCCACCACCAACCTGATGGACTACGGCATCCAACTCGGCCGGCGCTTCCGCGCGCTCAAGCTGTGGATGATCATGCGGGCGTACGGTGCCGAAGGACTGGCCGAACGCATCCGGCATCACTGTGAACTGGCACGCGACTTTGCCGGCATGGTGCATTTCGAAGGGGGCTGGGAAATCACGGCCCCGGTCACGCTGTCCCTGGTCTGCTTCCGTCATGTCCCGGCCGGCGCCGATGAGGCAACCATTGCCACAGTGAACGCCGCGATCATGGAACGGGTGAATGCGCGGGGCCACGTGTACCTCTCCCACACCAAGCTCGATGGCCGCTACACGCTGCGCCTGGCCATCGGCAATATCCGCACCGATCGCGAACACGTGGAACTGGCATGGCGCGAATTGCGCGACGCCGCAGCCGTGGTCGGAAACGCTGCCTCTTGA
- a CDS encoding hybrid sensor histidine kinase/response regulator — translation MTSTSGVPDSDLRALLGAVAAASSFEGSLDAICLGVEALLPGARCTILLVDPAAGLLEPGSAPSMSPEFVALTRHLPIGADIATCGRAAATRQVVISEDIRIAPSWARWAAAVEPFGFRSCWSMPILTLDSTVVGTFAIYRQRVGAPSEHELRLMEDVARVAALLIGRSQDHRTVASENTLRDAIESRRFIDRIMQAIPDVVYTFDLAERRMTFVTPSCERVVGYSVAEIMELGAELWMRLVHPEDLTALAAYTENWKGTMDPEVRSIEYRILHRTGGWRWLVQRSLVLSRDAKGQPTTTLGVLQDVTDIRLSEQRLRQAERMEALGRLAGGIAHDFNNLLTVILHSAESVDGTITDDAAREANADVMAAATRARDLVHRILTFSRMRDAVRERFRLADVVGEAVRFFVVSKPSTLELDVQLAAECCELEGDPSQFQQVVLNLCANAEYALRGVRDAQLEIWLSTEVVTEDTAAAMQVAPGHWAHLTVRDNGSGMSEDALTRVFEPFFTTKPQGDGTGLGMAVTLGIVQSHGGHVQVRSQLHRGTTVEVWVPMLEAGKESRPAPSSVADAARAPRTRRILVVDDEPAVARALTRLLSSIGHEVTTETDPEDALQSVVRNPMAFDVILTDQTMPGMTGDALARAVLSIRPDLPVVLCSGYSEHYQLDDAQRDGIHAFLTKPLDREQVRSLLDSLN, via the coding sequence ATGACATCGACATCGGGAGTACCCGACAGTGATCTGCGCGCGCTGCTCGGCGCGGTAGCCGCGGCATCGTCATTTGAAGGGTCGCTCGATGCCATCTGCCTTGGCGTCGAAGCGCTGCTGCCCGGTGCACGATGCACGATCCTGCTCGTCGACCCCGCGGCGGGCCTCCTGGAACCCGGCTCCGCTCCGTCGATGTCGCCCGAATTCGTGGCGCTCACTCGTCACTTGCCCATCGGCGCAGACATCGCCACCTGCGGACGCGCGGCGGCGACGCGCCAGGTGGTCATCAGCGAAGACATCCGTATCGCGCCGTCATGGGCGCGATGGGCCGCCGCAGTGGAACCGTTCGGGTTCCGCTCGTGCTGGTCGATGCCCATTCTCACGCTCGATAGCACGGTGGTTGGCACCTTTGCGATCTACCGCCAACGTGTGGGCGCGCCCTCGGAGCATGAGCTGCGCCTGATGGAAGATGTGGCGCGTGTGGCGGCGCTGCTCATTGGCCGCTCGCAGGACCATCGCACGGTCGCGTCGGAAAACACATTGCGGGATGCCATCGAAAGCCGGCGTTTCATCGATCGCATCATGCAGGCCATTCCCGATGTGGTCTACACGTTCGATCTCGCTGAGCGCCGCATGACATTCGTGACGCCGTCATGCGAACGGGTGGTCGGTTATTCGGTGGCCGAGATCATGGAGCTCGGTGCGGAACTGTGGATGCGACTGGTGCACCCGGAAGATCTGACCGCGCTGGCCGCCTATACGGAGAACTGGAAAGGCACGATGGACCCCGAGGTGCGGTCCATCGAGTATCGCATTCTGCATCGTACGGGTGGTTGGCGCTGGCTGGTGCAGCGGTCGCTGGTACTGTCGCGCGATGCAAAGGGGCAGCCCACCACGACGCTCGGCGTCCTGCAGGACGTCACGGACATCCGGCTCAGTGAACAGCGCCTGCGTCAGGCGGAGCGTATGGAAGCACTGGGGCGCCTGGCTGGTGGGATCGCGCATGACTTCAACAACCTGCTCACGGTCATCCTGCACTCCGCGGAGAGTGTCGATGGCACGATCACGGATGATGCGGCGCGTGAGGCCAATGCCGACGTGATGGCCGCGGCAACACGCGCCCGTGACCTGGTGCATCGCATTCTCACGTTCAGTCGCATGCGTGATGCCGTGCGCGAACGATTCCGCCTGGCGGATGTGGTGGGTGAGGCGGTGCGTTTCTTCGTGGTGTCCAAGCCGTCCACCCTGGAGTTGGATGTGCAGCTCGCCGCTGAATGCTGTGAGTTGGAAGGCGATCCTTCGCAATTCCAGCAGGTGGTGCTCAATCTGTGCGCAAACGCCGAGTACGCACTGCGTGGTGTGCGTGATGCGCAGCTCGAGATCTGGCTCTCGACCGAGGTGGTCACCGAGGACACTGCCGCGGCGATGCAGGTGGCACCTGGGCATTGGGCGCATCTGACCGTCCGCGACAACGGATCGGGGATGAGTGAGGATGCGCTGACGCGGGTGTTCGAGCCGTTTTTCACGACCAAACCGCAGGGTGACGGCACCGGTCTCGGTATGGCTGTCACACTCGGCATCGTGCAGTCGCACGGTGGACATGTGCAGGTCCGCAGCCAGTTGCATCGAGGCACGACCGTGGAGGTGTGGGTGCCCATGCTCGAAGCGGGCAAGGAGTCGCGGCCCGCTCCGAGCTCGGTGGCGGATGCCGCGCGCGCACCGCGGACCCGCCGGATCCTCGTGGTCGATGACGAGCCGGCGGTGGCCCGCGCGCTGACCCGGCTCCTCAGCTCGATCGGACACGAAGTCACGACGGAGACCGATCCCGAGGACGCATTGCAGAGCGTTGTGCGCAACCCGATGGCGTTCGACGTGATCCTCACCGATCAGACGATGCCGGGTATGACCGGCGATGCCTTGGCGCGCGCCGTGCTGTCCATCCGTCCGGATCTGCCGGTCGTGCTTTGCTCAGGCTACAGCGAGCACTACCAGCTCGATGATGCGCAACGCGACGGGATCCACGCGTTCCTCACCAAGCCGCTCGATCGCGAACAGGTACGCAGTCTCCTGGACAGCCTGAACTAA
- a CDS encoding DedA family protein yields the protein MRLWFFPALLVAGSWLTALSDGPWTYWVLGASAIITEELGPIFGGIAAHEGQLHLGRVIVAITLGGWVATVLLYGVGRLKWDAIRRRFPRARSTGTVALRVVRNNPLKASFFVRFAFGLRIVLPMACGAAGVPLYIYLPVSLLGSVVWTSFFAAVGYAAGEAAVQAIGHIGQAGELVGAVLLTIAILAFVRWQRKRRERKAARSDTRRDAVPLPSDHALTHDDIDIGSTRQ from the coding sequence ATGCGCCTGTGGTTCTTTCCTGCCCTGTTGGTTGCCGGTAGCTGGCTGACCGCCCTTTCCGATGGCCCGTGGACCTATTGGGTCCTCGGCGCCAGCGCGATTATCACCGAGGAGCTTGGCCCAATCTTCGGTGGCATTGCCGCGCATGAAGGTCAACTGCATCTCGGACGGGTCATTGTCGCCATCACTCTGGGTGGATGGGTGGCCACCGTGCTGCTGTACGGGGTTGGTCGTCTCAAATGGGACGCCATCCGTCGGCGTTTTCCCCGGGCCCGAAGCACGGGGACCGTCGCCCTACGGGTGGTCCGCAATAACCCACTGAAAGCGTCGTTTTTTGTGCGCTTCGCATTTGGTTTGCGCATTGTACTCCCTATGGCCTGTGGCGCCGCAGGTGTACCTCTGTACATATACCTGCCAGTGTCCTTGCTTGGTTCAGTGGTGTGGACGAGTTTCTTCGCAGCAGTGGGATATGCTGCCGGCGAAGCTGCAGTCCAAGCCATTGGTCATATTGGACAGGCGGGGGAGTTGGTCGGTGCCGTGCTGCTCACGATCGCGATTCTGGCGTTCGTGCGTTGGCAGCGGAAACGACGTGAGCGCAAGGCGGCGCGCTCCGACACTCGCCGCGATGCAGTACCCCTTCCTTCGGATCACGCGCTGACCCACGATGACATCGACATCGGGAGTACCCGACAGTGA
- a CDS encoding efflux RND transporter permease subunit has protein sequence MVISDFAIKRPLLTVVAMLALVGFGLVAMSQLQTDEFPEVQPPVVLTTVVYPGASPEQVEREVLEPIEEAIQSIAGVKSINGEARDGYAQIVTQFVFSKDLQEATQDIRDAISTKRQDLPQEIEEPILRKFNPTDAPIMTLSLWSNTITPAQLTLLADPGITRELRAIPGVADVAITGAVKRELTVNLDPQRLLAAGVSVPQVVGALQAGNLAVPVGRLNGALDERTIRLQGRLNNPQDFMQLVVSERNGRIVRLGDVATAADGIEEQRTMALFNGRDAVGLEIKKTKGYSTTTVAAAILKKVESLRPTLPQGVQFEVVKDKGERVTHSVDNVVEALIEGAALTVLVVFLFLNSWRSTVITGLALPVSVMASFVAVWGFGFTLNTMSLLGLSLAIGILIDDAIVVRENIVRHVEMGKDHYTAAREGTDEIGLAVAATTFSIVAVFVPIAFLEGEAGQWFKPFALTIACSVLVSLFVSFSLDPMLSAYWPDPHLEEHQKNWLTKQLDKFNNWFNGLASGYRRLVGWALDHPKSMVMLAVSSFVFALAMPAMGLVGGSFFPLEDNAELMINVESPPGANLDYLRQKVNETLAITADTSRYPEVAYSFVTAGGASGAVDLGSIYLKLYKKADRLKKGQRDAETLGAAVRKDVEQIGGATVSVFTNDFAGQEKQISLELRGQNKDALQQVADQYLAALKSVRGAVDVGLSTKGQKPELTVQIDRGLAGAMGISVGQVAQAIRPAFAGLDAGDWVDPTNETRKVMVRLSPEARARGADLAQLPIAVGQGNGTTLIPLQQVARIRSDLGPAIVNHLNRDNVIKVQANVAGRSLTEVMDDLTRKTKDIALPPGVTFSSGGQVEQQNEVFSSIFIALGVAVALMYMILVVQFGSFLDPIAILISLPLSLIGVMGALAITGNTINLMSLIGVILLCGIVAKNAILLIDFAKWARERNGMPLREALIEAGAIRLRPILMTTFALIAGMIPVALGRGEGAQFRAPLGVAVIGGVITSTVLTLLVIPTFYEIFDNMRTGALRRAGLTPPHTGQFRTFEAPVTGVGD, from the coding sequence ATGGTCATTTCAGATTTTGCCATCAAGCGCCCACTATTGACGGTTGTGGCGATGCTGGCACTGGTGGGCTTCGGACTCGTCGCGATGTCGCAGTTGCAGACCGACGAGTTCCCCGAAGTCCAGCCGCCGGTGGTGCTGACCACGGTGGTGTATCCCGGTGCCTCGCCAGAGCAGGTGGAGCGCGAAGTCCTCGAACCGATCGAAGAGGCGATTCAGTCCATCGCCGGCGTGAAGTCGATCAACGGTGAAGCCCGCGACGGCTACGCCCAGATCGTCACGCAGTTCGTGTTCTCGAAGGATCTGCAGGAAGCGACGCAGGACATTCGCGACGCGATCAGCACCAAGCGTCAGGATCTGCCCCAGGAAATCGAGGAGCCGATCCTGCGCAAGTTCAACCCGACCGACGCGCCGATCATGACGCTGTCGTTGTGGTCGAACACCATCACGCCGGCGCAGCTCACGTTGCTGGCCGACCCGGGTATCACGCGCGAGCTGCGCGCCATTCCTGGCGTGGCCGACGTGGCGATCACGGGTGCCGTGAAGCGCGAGCTCACCGTGAACCTCGATCCGCAGCGGCTGCTGGCGGCCGGTGTGAGCGTGCCGCAGGTCGTGGGCGCGTTGCAGGCCGGAAACCTCGCGGTGCCGGTGGGGCGTCTGAATGGTGCACTCGACGAGCGCACGATTCGTCTGCAGGGTCGCCTGAACAACCCGCAGGATTTCATGCAGTTGGTGGTCTCCGAGCGCAACGGTCGCATCGTGCGTCTGGGCGATGTGGCGACGGCCGCGGACGGCATCGAGGAGCAGCGCACCATGGCGCTCTTCAATGGCCGCGATGCGGTGGGGCTCGAGATCAAGAAGACCAAAGGCTACAGCACGACCACGGTGGCCGCGGCGATCCTCAAGAAAGTGGAATCCCTGCGTCCCACCTTGCCGCAGGGCGTGCAGTTCGAGGTCGTGAAGGACAAGGGCGAGCGTGTCACGCACTCCGTGGACAACGTGGTGGAAGCGCTGATCGAAGGCGCGGCCCTCACGGTGCTCGTGGTGTTCCTGTTCCTGAACTCGTGGCGTTCCACGGTGATCACGGGCTTGGCCCTGCCGGTGTCCGTGATGGCGTCCTTCGTGGCCGTGTGGGGCTTCGGCTTCACACTCAACACGATGTCGCTGCTGGGTCTCTCGCTGGCCATCGGTATCCTGATCGATGACGCCATCGTGGTGCGCGAGAACATCGTGCGACACGTGGAGATGGGTAAGGATCACTACACGGCCGCACGCGAAGGCACCGATGAAATCGGGCTCGCCGTGGCCGCGACCACGTTCTCCATCGTGGCCGTGTTCGTGCCGATCGCGTTCCTCGAGGGTGAAGCGGGCCAGTGGTTCAAGCCGTTCGCGCTGACCATCGCCTGTTCGGTGCTCGTGTCGTTGTTCGTGTCGTTCTCGCTCGATCCGATGTTGTCGGCCTACTGGCCTGATCCGCATCTCGAAGAGCACCAGAAGAACTGGCTCACCAAGCAGCTCGACAAGTTCAACAACTGGTTCAACGGACTGGCATCGGGCTATCGCCGCCTCGTGGGTTGGGCGCTCGACCATCCGAAGAGCATGGTGATGCTGGCTGTGTCGTCGTTCGTCTTCGCGTTGGCCATGCCCGCGATGGGTCTGGTGGGTGGCAGCTTCTTTCCGCTCGAAGACAACGCCGAGTTGATGATCAACGTGGAATCACCGCCGGGCGCCAATCTCGACTATCTGCGCCAGAAGGTGAACGAGACGTTGGCCATCACCGCCGACACGTCGCGTTATCCGGAAGTGGCGTACTCGTTTGTGACGGCGGGTGGTGCGAGTGGTGCGGTCGATCTGGGCAGCATCTACCTCAAGCTCTACAAGAAGGCCGATCGCCTGAAGAAGGGACAGCGTGATGCCGAGACGCTGGGCGCTGCAGTGCGCAAGGACGTCGAACAGATCGGTGGTGCCACGGTGTCGGTGTTCACCAACGACTTCGCGGGCCAGGAAAAGCAGATCTCGCTCGAGTTGCGTGGCCAGAACAAGGACGCGCTGCAACAGGTGGCCGATCAGTATCTCGCGGCACTCAAGAGTGTGCGTGGCGCGGTGGACGTGGGGCTCAGCACGAAGGGGCAGAAGCCCGAACTGACCGTGCAGATCGACCGCGGTCTCGCGGGCGCAATGGGCATCAGCGTCGGGCAGGTGGCGCAGGCCATCCGTCCGGCGTTTGCGGGTCTCGACGCGGGTGACTGGGTCGATCCCACCAACGAGACGCGCAAGGTCATGGTGCGCCTCTCGCCGGAAGCACGTGCCCGCGGTGCCGACCTCGCGCAGTTGCCGATCGCCGTGGGGCAGGGCAACGGCACGACGCTCATCCCGCTGCAACAGGTGGCACGCATCCGCAGCGATCTCGGTCCCGCGATCGTCAATCACCTCAATCGCGACAACGTGATCAAGGTGCAGGCGAATGTGGCCGGTCGGTCCCTCACGGAAGTGATGGACGATCTCACCCGCAAGACGAAGGACATCGCGCTGCCGCCGGGCGTGACCTTCTCGAGCGGTGGTCAGGTGGAACAGCAGAACGAAGTATTCTCCAGCATCTTCATCGCGCTCGGTGTGGCCGTGGCGCTGATGTACATGATCCTGGTGGTGCAGTTCGGCTCATTCCTCGATCCGATCGCCATTCTCATCTCGTTGCCGCTCTCGCTGATCGGTGTCATGGGCGCGCTCGCCATCACCGGCAATACGATCAACCTGATGAGCCTCATCGGTGTGATCCTGTTGTGCGGCATCGTGGCCAAGAACGCGATTCTGCTCATCGACTTCGCCAAGTGGGCACGTGAGCGCAACGGCATGCCGCTGCGTGAGGCGCTCATCGAGGCGGGAGCGATTCGTCTGCGTCCCATCCTCATGACCACGTTCGCCCTGATTGCCGGCATGATCCCGGTGGCCCTGGGGCGTGGTGAAGGTGCACAGTTCCGCGCACCGCTCGGCGTGGCCGTGATTGGTGGCGTGATCACCAGCACGGTGCTGACGCTGCTCGTGATCCCGACCTTCTACGAGATCTTCGACAACATGCGGACGGGGGCCCTGCGCCGCGCGGGGCTCACGCCGCCGCACACGGGCCAGTTCCGCACGTTCGAGGCGCCTGTCACTGGTGTGGGTGACTGA
- a CDS encoding efflux RND transporter periplasmic adaptor subunit, protein MMTTTRRVAPYLSFSVLALSATMTACGKAPEAAPADAVGAPQAIGAENVAVARQDTLRSGPSISGTLIADREARIRAEVSGAVLQTLVDAGQRVSEGTVLARIDEGTVRDLAISARSGVAQANIAAEQAARELQRSKTLVAAGAIAERDVESAERANLGAQAQLADAKARLSSAEKNLANATIRAPFAGVVAEKSVSPGDIVSPGSALFTVIDPRSLRVEASVPASALSEVRVGAPVMFKVNGADRMLEGRVTRVSPMVNPQTKQVSILATVPNSANALVAGLFVEGRVASEKRIGILVPQQAVDLAGITPSVMRVRGGKVEKVEVQIGVRDEAAELFEISSGLAGGDTVLLGAARGISVGAAVVVSTPRDAAAREAAPRDTTAAKTNKP, encoded by the coding sequence ATGATGACCACTACGCGCCGTGTGGCGCCCTATCTGAGCTTTTCGGTCCTGGCCCTGTCCGCAACCATGACGGCGTGCGGTAAGGCGCCGGAAGCGGCGCCCGCTGATGCGGTGGGTGCTCCGCAGGCGATCGGCGCCGAGAATGTTGCCGTCGCCCGGCAGGATACGCTGCGCAGCGGCCCCTCCATCTCCGGCACGCTCATCGCCGACCGGGAAGCCCGTATCCGCGCTGAGGTGTCTGGCGCGGTGTTGCAAACGCTGGTGGACGCCGGTCAGCGCGTCAGCGAAGGCACCGTGCTCGCCCGCATCGATGAAGGCACCGTCCGCGATCTCGCCATCTCCGCGCGGTCCGGTGTGGCGCAGGCGAACATCGCCGCCGAACAGGCGGCTCGGGAACTGCAACGGTCGAAGACGTTGGTCGCGGCCGGTGCCATCGCCGAACGTGACGTGGAAAGCGCCGAACGTGCGAACCTGGGCGCCCAGGCGCAGCTCGCCGATGCCAAGGCGCGTTTGTCGAGCGCAGAAAAGAACCTCGCCAACGCCACCATTCGTGCGCCGTTTGCGGGCGTCGTGGCCGAGAAGAGTGTGAGCCCGGGCGACATCGTGTCACCCGGCTCGGCACTGTTCACGGTGATCGACCCGCGCAGCTTGCGGGTGGAAGCGTCCGTGCCGGCCAGCGCGCTGTCGGAGGTGCGTGTGGGGGCGCCGGTGATGTTCAAGGTGAACGGCGCCGATCGCATGCTGGAAGGCCGGGTCACGCGCGTCAGTCCGATGGTGAATCCGCAGACCAAGCAGGTGAGCATTCTCGCCACGGTGCCGAACAGTGCCAACGCACTGGTGGCTGGTCTGTTCGTGGAAGGCCGCGTCGCCTCGGAGAAGCGTATCGGCATCCTCGTGCCGCAGCAGGCAGTGGATCTGGCAGGCATCACGCCGAGTGTGATGCGTGTGCGGGGCGGCAAGGTGGAGAAGGTGGAAGTGCAGATCGGCGTGCGCGATGAAGCTGCCGAACTGTTCGAGATCTCGAGCGGACTCGCGGGCGGCGACACGGTGTTGCTGGGCGCGGCGCGTGGCATCTCGGTCGGTGCGGCGGTCGTCGTATCGACGCCACGTGACGCGGCGGCGCGTGAAGCGGCCCCTCGCGATACGACGGCAGCAAAGACCAACAAGCCCTGA